GCCGCAGATCATGGACAGCCCCATGGGCAGGCCCAGCACGGCAGTCACGATGATGGTGATCAGCGCGGCATTGAAGGCTAGCGACAGGGTCATACGCCCGAACTCACTTTGGTGGGATCGACTTCACGCGCCTGCTCGCCCCAGATGGCGCGGCATCCGGCCCAGAACTGGCGGACAATGACGGCCACGGCAAAGATCGGGTAGATGGCGTAGAGGTAGTCGAACCGGATATCGAGATAGGCGGTGGACTGCACCTTCATGAAGGTCACGTAGTCGACGACCGCCGGCAGCGAGATGGCGAACAGCCCGATGACGATGATGGCGGTCAACACCACCATGACGCGGAAGACACGGTTGCTGGCGGTGCCATAGATCAGATCGAAGCGGATTTCCTCGTGGTCGCGGACGACGAAGGCGGTGCCGAACAGCACCAGCCAGACCCAGAGCACGACGCTGATTTCATGGGTCCAGCCGATGGGCAGGTTCAGCACATAGCGGA
This sequence is a window from Devosia beringensis. Protein-coding genes within it:
- a CDS encoding TRAP transporter small permease produces the protein MIRLAGLGAWLHARAENILAAMLAVMFAVFILQIVFRYVLNLPIGWTHEISVVLWVWLVLFGTAFVVRDHEEIRFDLIYGTASNRVFRVMVVLTAIIVIGLFAISLPAVVDYVTFMKVQSTAYLDIRFDYLYAIYPIFAVAVIVRQFWAGCRAIWGEQAREVDPTKVSSGV